Proteins encoded by one window of Agelaius phoeniceus isolate bAgePho1 chromosome 3, bAgePho1.hap1, whole genome shotgun sequence:
- the LOC129118996 gene encoding T-cell activation Rho GTPase-activating protein-like: MRVADKLPRPNLVLLKLLLSLLHHISQNAETNRMDSSNLAICIGPNMLSPGTDSTLPLEVQKEMNDKVTVLVEFLINNCMEIFEGDVSFPACALAEESPEHTDSSTGMPSRNSKLQQSQSRLKSQC, from the exons GGTGGCTGACAAGCTGCCGAGACCAAACCTCGTCTTGCTCAAGCTCTTGCTCTCTCTGCTCCACCACATCAGCCAAAATGCTGAGACCAACAGGATGGACTCCAGcaacctggccatctgcattggcCCAAATATGCTGAGCCCAGGCACGGACAGCACGCTCCCGCTGGAAGTGCAGAAGGAGATGAATGACAAG GTGACAGTGCTGGTGGAGTTCCTCATAAACAACTGCATGGAAATATTTGAGGGAGACgtttccttccctgcctgtgcctTGGCTGAGGAGTCACCAGAGCACACAGACAGCTCCACAG GAATGCCTTCTAGAAATTCAAAATTACAACAATCACAATCCAGACTTAAATCCCAATGTTAA